In Zunongwangia sp. HGR-M22, the sequence CAAAATAGATAACTGGATTGCAAACAACAAATAAATAAAAGATCGTTCTGCAAGTTTGTAGAACGATTTTTCTTTAAATAAAATAGGATTGGAAAATAAGACCGAGTTAAAAACTGTAAAATTGGTAAATGCTGCCAATACCGAAGTGAGCATCGTAAATTTTGGAGCTGCCATTGGTAGTATAAAGTTTTACGATAAAAATCAAAAAATGGTGAACGTTATTGTATCACCATTAATTGAAGATTTGCCATCGCCCCTAAATAAAGCTCATAATCAATGTTTTGGTGCTTCTATAGGAAGATATGCCGGAAGAATAACAGAAGGCAAATTTGAGTTGGACGGAAAAGAATTCAGTTTACATCAGGAAAATGGAGTGCATCTTCACGGTGGGGAAAATGGTTTTCACTATAAATACTGGGAGTTTGTAGAAGAAAATCACGACGAAAATCCATCGGTTAAATTAAAATATTTTAGCAAGCATAACGAAGAAGGATATCCTGGTAATCTCGAAGTATTTGTAACCTATACACTCCACGAGGATAATAATTTGGTAATAGAATACGAGGCCAAAACCGACAAAAAAACAGTAATAAACCTAACTAATCATGCCTATTTTAATCTAAACGGAGAAGGTAGTGTTAGTGATCACTTTCTAAAAATTAATGCCGATAAGATTCTCGAAATAGATGAGAAACAACTACCAACCGGCAATCTTAATAATCTTAGAGGGCACGCTAAAGATTTTGGTCATAATCGTTTGATTGGTAACAGAAATCTTGACGATACATTTGTATTGAATAGTGACGGAAACGAGTTAGCTGCTCAGCTTTTTGCACCGCTTACGGGAATTAAGCTGGATATGTCTACCAATCAGCCCGGCGTAGTGGTTTATGCTCCAGAAGCTTTGCCCGAAGATCTAACTTATCAAACAAGAATATCTGAATTTCCATCGATTTGTTTTGAAGGGCAAAACTTTCCTGATGCACCAAATTTTAGAAATTTCCCAAGTGCTGTTTTAGAACCAGGAGAAGATTATTATAACAGGATTAGCTTTAAATTCAGTGTAAAAAAATAGTAGAAATGACTATAACTGTATTTTTTACATTTATAAATTAAAAAAGTGATATCTTTAGCATAATATTGTGAAAATTTTATTTCATTTGATTTAAGGTGTGATTTTCTAAAATATGATAATTACATTGATGTATAAATAACACTCGATATTTTCTCAAAAAATAAATTAAACTAATTTTTATGGAATTTGAATTACTGGATGTAATAGTATTCGTTGCTTACGCGCTACTTATAATCGGTGTAGGATTATGGGTTTCTCGTGGAAAAGGGGATACTTCAGAAGATTATTTTTTGGCAAGTAAATCTTTGCCATGGTGGGCCATTGGAGCTTCCTTAATTGCAGCTAATATTTCCGCAGAACAATTTATAGGAATGTCGGGTTCTGGTTTTGCGCTGGGTCTGGCAATTGCCTCTTACGAATGGATGGCCGCGATAACTTTAATTGTTGTTGGTAAATTTTTCTTACCCATTTTTATAGAAAAGAAGCTGTATACTATTCCAGAATTTATTGAAGTTCGTTACAGTAAAAATCTAAAGACGATTTTAGCGATTTTTTGGATTTGCTTATTCATTTTTGTTAACCTTACCTCGGTTCTATATTTAGGAGCAACGGCTTTAGATACTATTATTGGTAGTGGAGACGGAGCCATTTTTATGGAATGCATTATAGGTCTTGCTCTGTTTGCAGCCGCATATTCACTTTATGGTGGTTTATCTGCTGTAGCATGGACAGATGTAGTTCAGGTAGTATTACTTGTAATAGGTGGTTTAATAACCACTTATATTGCGTTAGAACATGTTTCTAGTGATGGAAATATTTTCACTGGAATGACAGAAGTTTTTGAGCAGGTACCAGAAAAATTTTCTATGATCCTTGATAAAGGCGAAATTATTACACCAAACGGTAAAGATGCATGGTGGGATTTACCAGGAATCGCTGTTTTAGTTGGTGGTCTTTGGGTTGCTAACCTTTACTATTGGGGATTCAACCAGTATATTATTCAGAGAACGCTGGCGGCAAAAAGTTTAAAAGAATCTCAAAGAGGTATAGTACTTGCAGGATTTTTGAAAATTTTAATTCCGCTTATCACTGTAATCCCTGGAATTATTGCTTTTGTAATGAATACGGATGCTAGTGGTGCGATTACTGAAGGTGTTACCAGTGCTTCTTTCTTTGGCGAAAACGGCCAAATAATAAACGATAATGCAGCGCCATGGTTAATTAAAGAATTTGTTCCTGCAGGTCTAAAAGGTCTTGTTTTAGCAGCGCTAGCAGCAGCAATTGTTTCTTCTTTAGCTTCGATGTTAAACTCGACCGCTACGATCTTTACCATGGATATTTATAAACCTTTCTTTCAGGAAAAAGCAGGAACTTCAGAAAAAGGACTGGTAAATGTAGGTAGGGTGACCGCAACCATTGCTTTGATCATCGCGATTATTTTGGCACCGCAATTAAAGAGTTTAGGACAGGTATTTCAGTATATCCAAGAATATACCGGTGTTGTTAGTCCGGGAATCTTAGCGGTATTTATGCTTGGATTATTTTGGAGAAAAACTACAAATAATGCTGCAATTTGGGGAGTTTTAGTTTCTATTCCAATTGCACTTTATTTCAAAATAGGGCCTAATGGATGGATCGATTCTCCATTATTTATTACATGGCCTTTTATGCATCAAATGATGGCTACATGGATTCTTACCATGGTTATCATGGCAATTATCACTTATGCTGAAACCGGTGGTAAAATTCAGGAGAAATCAATTGTATTATCTAGAGGATTATTTAAAACAGGACCAATATTTAATATTGGAAGTTTTGTAATCATATTAATTGTTGCGATGCTTTATGCTATGTTCTGGTAAAAAATAGATCATTATAAAAGCAAAAATCCCGAAGTTTAAAACTTCGGGATTTTTTATTCTAGGAGGGTAAATACCCCGAGACTTGTCTCGTTAGTAAATTTTTAAAGTTTGAAAACGCGTTCAGCTAAAATGCTCCGTGGGCTTGCCCCGGAGAAACTTACTGGTGGTTAATTGGAAACTATTATTTACTCGATAATCGAGATTAAATGTTCTGAGGCTTGCCTAGAAATAATAAAAAATATTCTAATAACTACCTCATTGGTTTGTCCTTAGATAGTTTACTGTTTTAAATAATGTATCTCGCTTAGATTCTGTAATGTTTTTGCAGCCTGCTCTGCGGTGATATCACGTTGTGGGCCGGCAAACATTTCGTAACCTACCATAAACTTTTTAACCGTAGCCGAACGTAAAAGCGGTGGATAAAAACTCATATGCCAATGCCATTCTGGATAATCTGATCCATCAGTTGGGATTTGATGAATTCCGCTAGAATAGGGGAATGATGTTTCAAATAAGTTATCATATTTTATGGTCAATTTTTTAAGAATTTCAGCAAAAGCTTTTTCTTCTTCTTCGTTTAGCTGCCCAATATGTTGTTGATGTTTTTTTGGAGCGATCATAATTTCGTACGGCCAAACTGCCCAATACGGAACAAGTGCAACAAAATGCTCATTTTCAACAATAATTCTTTCTTTAGCTTCCAATTCCTGTGCAATGTAATCGCCTAGTAAGCTACTCTTGTTCTTATCCCAATATTCTTTAAAATGCTTTGATTTTTTTACAATTTCAGTTGGGATAGACATTTGCGACCAGATTTGCCCGTGTGGATGTGGATTACTACAACCCATAATGGCACCTTTATTTTCAAAGATCTGCACGTAATTGATATTTTCCTGGCTTCCTAACTCGGCATATTCCTTTTTCCATGTTTTCACCACTTTGGTAATATCTTTTTCTTCCATAAGAGGAAGCGTAAGCGAGTGATCTGGAGAAAAACAAACTACTTTACAGATGCCAACCTCAGTTTCAGCCTTCATCAATCCGTTTTCGTGAGTTTCAACCGGGCTATCGATTAAAAGGGCAGAGAAGTCATTAATAAAAGTGTATGGTTCTTTATAATCTGGATTTTTATCCCCTGTACTTCTTGTGTTCCCCGGGCATAAATAGCAGCTAGGATCGTAAGTTTCTTTTTTAGGCGTAGTATCCTTTTCGGTTTTTCCCTGCCATGGTCGTTTTGTACGATGCGGAGAACAAAGTATCCATTCGCCCGTTAAAATATTATATCGTCTATGAGGAATCGAATTAATATCCTGACTCATAATTTAAGTTTTCTATTAGTATTATACTTTTTCTACAATTGTCCCTTCACTTGGTGAAACGGCAATAGTATCTAATTTTATATTGAATTTTTTAAAGTAAGCTTCGGCAGCTTCGGCAACATATTCGTCGATCTTATCTGCTTCAATTAAATTAATGGTGCAACCGCCAAAACCACCACCCATCATGCGGGAACCATAGATGTAATCTTTATCTCTGGAGAATTCAACCAAAAAATCAAGTTCAGGACAACTTACTTCATAATTATACTGAAGTCCGTCGTGAGATCCATACATTAAATCACCAAATTCGTTAAGTTCACCAGCTTTTATGGCAGTAGTGGCATTTATTACACGCTCGTTTTCTTCGATAACATATTTAGCTCTTTGATACTGTTTTTCCTGTAATTGTTCTTTGAATTCTTTGAGCATTTCAAGATTTACATCACGTAAGCTTTTTACTTCCGGATATTTTTTCTGAATAACTTCAACGGCAGCCTCACATTCCTGTCTACGGGTATTATATTCGCTATCGGCAAGATTGTGGGAAACATTAGTATTTAGTAATAATAATTTGCAGGATTTAAAATCTGCCGGAATATATTCAGCATCTAAACTTTCACAATCCAGAAGTATAATATGATCTTTTTTGCTCATTACTGAAGCATATTGATCCATAATTCCGCATTTATTACCTACAAAATTATGTTCTGCTTTTTGAGATAATTTGGTAATTTCAGTTTTGCTTAATTCAAGATTAAAGAGCGCATTTAAGCCTGAGGCAAAACCACATTCTAGTGCTGCAGAAGAACTAATTCCTGCACCTGTAGACAAATCACTTTTTATAATGCAATCAAAACCTTTTAAAGATTTTCCTAAGGTAATAATCTCATTTGTTACACCTAAAACATAATTTTCCCAAGACTTGTTGCTTATAGCTAGCTTTTTAAGATCAAATTCTAGATAGGCATCGTATGTAGCACTAAAAACCCGGCAGGTACTATCGGTACCATTTTCTTTGAATTCGAAATAGATTTTTTTATCGATAGCCGTAGGCATTACAAATCCATTATTATAATCTGTATGTTCTCCTATTAGATTTATTCTTCCTGGTGAAGCGACTTTAATTTCAGGCTTAAAATTGGTAAAAGCTTCTGGTAAATTATGTGCGTTTGCTGAAGTACTCAATATGCTTATTTTTAATGAAAATTATAAATCAAATATAATAAACGTAAAATTTACATTCATCTTTTTAATAGATTATTTTTCAACTATTTCCCTATATTTATGTAAAAATTGTATAAAATACGCTTATGACCCCAGCTTTAAAAGATCAATATGTTCAAAAAGACAAAATGTATGTGGCAACCGACTGTATTATCTTCGGTTTTGATGCAGGCAAATTAAAACTACTTGTTTTTAAGCGCCGGGTTGCTCCATTTCTAGGAACTTGGTCTTTAATAGGAAGTTTTGTGAAAATGGAAGAGGATGTGAGCAACGCAGCAAAACGTGTACTTACCGAGATTACCGGTTTAGATAATGTTTTTATGGAGCAGCTTAAAGCTTATGGGCTAGCAGATCGTGATCCCGGTTATCGTTGTGTTTCTATTGCTCAATATGCTCTAATAAGAATCGATGAATACGACAAAGAATTAACCGAAAAGCATGGCGCGCACTGGTTTGAGTTAGAAGAATTGCCCGATCTAGTGCTCGATCACAACCAAATGGTTATCGATGCCATGGCCAGATTAAAACGAAAAGCCAGATATCAACCTATAGGATTTGAGTTACTTCCTGAAAAATTTACGATTCCGCAGCTACAAAGTTTATACGAAGCGATTTATCAGAAAAAGCTTGATGATCGCAATTTTCGGAAAAAACTGATGAGTCTTGGATTGCTAATTAAATTGAATGAGAAAGATAAATCGGGTTCTAGGCGTGGGGCTTTTCTTTATAAATTTGATTATACCAATTACCAAAAATTAGCAAAATCTGGGTATAATTTTGAAATTGCTTAATATATTTTCTATTATATGGTTATTTCATTATAAATATAATTTTTTTAAAAGTGATTTAATTTAGAATTCTTAATTTACATAGATTTTTAAATTTGATAAAATGAGCAAAACGAATCGAAGATTAGCTATTAAAACCATTACGCTTGGAGCCGGGGCTTTGGGTTTAAGTTCGTTTTCTGCTTTACAAGCAGAAACTAAGCGAACCGCTTTAAATGTAAAGCGCTTAAACAACAACATTAAGCATTCAGCATGCCGATGGTGCTACCAGAATATTCCTTTAGATGAGTTTGCTAAAAAAGCTGCAGAAATTGGATTAACAGGAATAGATCTTTTAAGACCCGAAGAATGGGATACGGTCGAAAAATATGGATTACAATGTTCGATGGCTACCGATAGTTTTGCAGATATTCAAAACGGATTTAATGAGGTTGAAAATCATAAACAATTACAAGCATCTTATAAAACTTTAATTGAAAAGGCGGGTAAGCGTGGTATCAAAAACGTCATTGTTTTCTCTGGGAATCGTAGAGGAATGGATGATGAAACCGGATTTAAAAATTGTGTTATTGGTTTAAGACCATTGTTGGAAATTGCTCAAGAATACAATGTAAATTTAGTGATGGAGCTTTTAAATAGTAAAGTAAATCATCCCGATTACATGTGCGATCATACCGAATGGGGTGTGGAACTGGCAAAACGCACAGAAATGCCAAATTTTAAATTGTTATATGATATTTACCATATGCAAGTTATGGAAGGTGACGTTATTGCAACTATAAAAAAGCATCACAAATACATTAATCATTATCATACCGGCGGAGTGCCAGGTAGAAATGAGATTAATGAATCTCAAGAATTATTTTATCCTGCGATTGTAAAAGCTATTGTAGAAACTGGCTTTGACGGTTATCTTGCTCAAGAATTTGTTCCTACCTATGATGATAAGCTTGCCGCTTTGAAAGAAGGAATCAAAATATGTGATGTGTAATATATCAATCACACATCACATATTTCAACTATTTATTTTTTATTAGTTTGCTTCGGAATCTTTTTTAGAGAGCTTGGTGGCCCAAAAAAGATTTTTACTGCTTCTTTAAAACTATCTGCATGTCGCATATTTCTAAAAATATCTACCCAAACATGAAATACATGCTTCACTGGATTAAAGTGTTTAGGCTGATCTATAATTCCGTAAATAGATTTCTCTCTTTCAGGCTCAAAAGTGCCAAATAAACGATCCCAAATTATAAATGTAGAGCCGTAATTTTTATCTAAATATTGTTCATTACGACCATGGTGCACGCGATGGTGAGAAGGTGTAACAAAGAAAAAGCTAAACCATTTAGGCATTCTGTCAATTAATTCTGTATGAATCCAAAACTGGTATAACACTGCAATTTGGTGACAGATAAAAAACACAATAGGGTTGAATCCTAAAAAACTAATAGGAATAAAGAATATTACTTTTATTTGTTGCGTCCAGGATAATCTAAAAGAAGTCGATAAGTTATACTTTTCAGAATTATGATGCGTCACATGGGTGGCCCATAAAAAATTTATTTCGTGGCCATAGCGATGGGCCCAATATCTGCAGAAGTCTAAAATAACGAAACATAAAATGCTCGTAAACCAATTTGTTGGAATGCTCCAAGGGACAATATTATAAACCCACAGCACTAATCCAAACATAATAGATTTGGTTACAAGTCCCTGTAGGACATATACCAAACCTATACTTAGTGATGTGAGAAAGTCTTTTTTCTCGTACCATTCTCGCTTTGTTTTCCAGCTGTAGTAAAATTCTAAAAGTGCCAAGCCAATCATTAGCGGGGCGGCATATAAAATTAAATCGGGGGCACTGGAAACAACACTGTCTAATGTGATTTCCTTTTTCATGGGGGTAATTTTTATTTTATGAATGATAATAGAAATTATCCCCATCAACAAATTTTAAATCACAAGATTTTTAAATTTTAACAATTGGCGATAAGGTACCTTCTAATCTGGCTTCAGCATGTTTCCAAACCAAGAATAACCTATAGATAAATTTACAGAATATCCATTTAAATCTTCATAAAAATCATTCTTAGAAACGAATAATTTCGCTCTAATTGCGCTAAAAGAAATATCTTTTCTACCCAGAAACAAATTAGGAATGGTATTGATATGAGTTCTAAGTTTAAAATCGGCACTTAACCCAAATAGAAAATTAAAATCAGTCATAATTAGATCGTGTTCTTCACCATCATAATTTATTTCTGAAAATTCTGTAATTGCCAAACCGGCAAAAGGAGTTAATTTCAATTTCGAATTGTCAATAATGGCGTAACCGTAAGAAATATCTATCAAAGCCACCGAAAATCGTTCTCTTTGTTCCCAATAAATGTTCCCTAGATATTCATCTTCTACGCGTCCTCCAGATATTGCTCCGTTAATATTCAAAATCGAATTTTTAAATGCTAAATCGAATCCAAACAAAAAACTTATAGAATTACCGAAATGCTCTTTAACCTCGCCGTTACGAAAGCTATAGAGCGCGCCTACGTTAAATCCCAGTCCGAAGTTTGCTTTCTCGTACTCCGGCAATTTATTATTATTGTAAATATCCAGCCGGTCTTCGATATTGGGTTTCCATTGTAGTATTACAGCATAGTTTCTTCCGTAGTCACTTTGTTTTTGGAACATGGCAACTTCATCATTTAAGTTCTGATAAATGTTCTGAAAAACGGTTTCAGCTGAATAATAAGAGCCTAATCTATCTAGTTCGTATTGTAATTTTCTTCTGTATAATTCAGCAATATCAAATATAATCTGATTGTACTCTAGGTTTTCTTCAGTTTTAAAATCTGGATGCACCCAGGATATCTGCGGATCGATGTAACAAAATGATTGTAATCTTAAAATTACCGTATCCTTGCGTTTCTGTTTTTCCGTAGTATACCCAATGGTATATTTTAATTCTGAAATAGAATGTTCAAAAGCAATTTCACGTTCCTGAAAATCATTCCAGGTTAAATTTCCTTCATTCCAGTCTTTTCTGGAAACCTGACTGTGTACCCCTACAAAAGCGAAGTAGATGATGATACAAAAATGTTTAATTTTCATTAATGATAATGGATTGCAGAATCCAAAAAGTAAGTTTAATCGATATATTTTGTGATTTAATAATGAATAAAAAATTATTTATAAATAACGGTTAAATGTATATAATTTTCTTGATATACAATTATAAAAAAAAAGTGCTAAATATTAAATTTTCAGAAGGTTAGGGGGAGTGAACCAAAAACAAAAAGAGCCGCCATTAGGCAGCTCTTTTATAACTTAACTTTTTAGTTGTTTATCCACATTTGGAAGAACCACAATCTTTACAGGTTAGGCAGCCTTCCTGATAGATAAGATTCGAAGAATTACAATTGCTACATTTTTCTTTTTTCGCAACGGTACCATCTTCGATAAAGCGTTTTAAGGCTCTCGCGACTCCGTTTTTCCAGGTATTAATAGATTCGGTATCCAACTGCAAGCTATTTACAAGATTTACCACGTTATCGATCGCCATACCATGTCTTAGTGTACTGGAAATAAGTTTTGCATAATTCCAGAATTCTGGATTAAACTTATGTGATAAGCCTTCTATGGTTGTTTTATAACCTCTTTTATTTTTATACTGAAAATCGTAGCGTGAAGAACCGTCTTCATTTCTATTTTTAATAATTAATCCTTCGTTTACCCAGCGAGGAATAAGAATACCGTCTTCATCATCTGAAAATCCGGTAAAAATTTCATAAGGTCTGCCATCGATCAAACCAATAAAGGCGATCCATTTATCTTTATTATTCTGGAAACGTACAACGTCAGCTTCTAAAACCTGAGGACGCTTAGTGGGGAATATTCCTTGAGTATCATTTTTTTCTTCTTTTTTGTCTTCATTAGAAATTAATACTCCAGAGCGGGAACCATCACGATAAACCGTAACACCTTTACATCCCGCTTCCCATGCTTCCAGATATAATTTGCCTACAAGTTCTTCGCTTACATCATTAGGTAAATTAATTGTAACACTTATTGAATGGTCTACCCATTTTTGTACAGCTCCTTGCATTCTTACTTTACTTAACCAATCTACGTCGTTACTGGTAGCTTGGTAGTAAGGAGAAGCTTTTACCAATTCATCTAACTCGGTATTAGAATAGTTTTTATCAATGTCGTGCCCATTAATTTTCATCCATTCTTTAAAACGATGGTGAAAAACCACATATTCTTCCCAGCTATCGCCAACTTCATCTACAAAATCAACGCGAGAATCCTTATCATTAGGATTTACTTTTCTTCGGCGTTTGTAAACTGGTAAGAAAACAGGTTCTATTCCTGAAGTTGTTTGCGTCATTAAACTAGTAGTACCAGTTGGTGCAATGGTTAGCAATGCGATATTTCTACGACCATGTTCCAACATATCGTAGTATAATTTTTCATCAGCTTCTTTTAATCGAAGTATAAATGGATTTTCTTTTTCTCTTTCAGAATCGAAAATAGTAAAAGCACCCCTTTCTTTTGCAGCATCTACAGAAGCACGATAAGCAGCAAGTGCGATATTTTTATGAATTTCGGTCGAAAAAGCAACACCTTCTTCGCTGCCATATCTTATTCCTAAACCGGCGAGCATATCACCTTCAGCAGTAATCCCAATACCAGTTCTTCTTCCTTCTTGTGCCTTCTTTTTAATATTTAACCAAAGATTGCGCTCTACTCCTTTAACCTCTTCGCTTTCAGGATCGGCTTCAATTTTCTCAAGAATGGCGTCAATTTTTTCTAATTCAAGATCGATAATATCGTCCATGATTCGTTGAGCTGCGCTAATATGTTTTTTGAAAAGCTCGTAGTTAAATTTCGCTTTCTCTGTAAATGGATCTTCAACGTAAGAAAATAAATTGATGGCTAACAATCGGCAAGAATCGTAAGGACAGAGCGGAATTTCGCCACATGGGTTTGTCGAAACAGTTTTATAACCTAGATCGGCATAACAATCGGGTACCGATTCGTTAATTACCGTGTCCCAGAATAAAATCCCTGGTTCAGCAGATTTCCAGGCATTATGCACAATTTTTTTCCAAAGTTTTTCTGCTTCAATCTCTTTACTGAATTTAGGCGTTTCACTAAAAACCGGATATTTTTGAGTGTAAGCTGTTTGATTTTTTACAGCTTTCATAAATTCATCATCAATTCTCACAGAAACATTTGCTCCGGTAACTTTACCCTGTTCCATTTTAGCATCGATAAAATCTTCTGAATCGGGATGATTAATCGATACGGAAAGCATTAAAGCACCACGGCGGCCATCTTGCGCTACTTCACGAGTAGAATTAGAATAGCGTTCCATAAAAGGGACAATGCCTGTTGAAGTTAAGGCTGAATTTTTTACCGGTGAACTTTTTGGTCGAATATGCGATAAGTCGTGGCCTACACCACCACGGCGTTTCATCAGCTGAACCTGCTCTTGGTCTATCTTCATGATTCCGCCATAAGAATCTGAGCTTCCATCATTACCAATAACAAAACAATTTGATAGCGATGCAATTTGGTGAGGATTTCCTATACCGGCCATAGGGCTGCCTTGGGGTACTATATATTTGAAATCTTTTATAAGATCGAAAACTTCATCTTCAGACATCGCATTGGGATAGCGTTGCTCTACTCTTGCAATCTCTTTTGCAATTCTGCGATGCATATCGTTTGGCGTAAGCTCATAAATATTTCCATCAGAATCTTTTAGAGCATATTTGTTTACCCAAACACGGGCAGCAAGATCGTCTCCTTTAAAATATTCTAGAGAAGCTTTAAAAGCTTCGTCTTGAGTGTAAGTAGTAGCTTTTTTGGGTGTTGTATCTACAGGCATAAAATCGCTTCGGTTAAATGAAAAAACTAAAATTTAAGAGCGATAAAAGTAAATAAATATTAAGGATTTTTTGTTCTTCTGGTTGATAAAAGTTATCAAAAATAAGTTGTTAATAAATTGTTTTTCAGTTATTTATTTGTTTTTGAATAAAGGAGAAGTGAACAAAAAACATCTATTTTTTGCTTTATGTAGAGGAGGTATTTAATAGATTCGTTATTAACGAATGTTGAGATTGCAAAAGTACTTTTTTGAATGAAAATACTATGAATTTTAACAAAAAAATCCGACTTAAAATATGTCGGATTTTTTTCTACTTCAGCTTCAATTTGAAGTTTTTAAATTTTGCCAATTTTTAATTTATTTCATAATAGACCAAACAGCATAAGAATTTGCAGGAGCTTCTATACTCACGTTTCCTGAATTTTCTGATTTGGGTTGAAAAGCAGAATTGCCGGTATAATCCATTAAAATCGTATTTTCCCAATCTGAAGCTACAATTCGGCGCTTATTATTAGCGCTAGTGTTGATGTATAAAATTAGACCTGGATTTTCTGCATTTCCGTTTCGTTTCATGATGTACTCGTCATCATCTACATGTAAAATTGTGACATCACCTATGGCTAAGCTATTGTGAATTTTAATCAGTTCCTGAATAGGTTGCTGGAACGCTTCATTTTTGTAATCGGAATAAAAAATACAAGGATAGCCGGGGTGCGTTAAAATATAAGCATAGGCTTTCAATTTATTTTCGGCAGCAATTACGTTGTTCTCGTCATCATCCTTTTCGGTATCATGATTTGCAGTAAAGGTGACGGCTTTATCGGCATTTGTTTTCCATAGCATATCATTCTCTAAAATTTGCAGATCGTCATTTCTATCAAATGCTTCTTCTAATTTATAGAATGTTGAAAAATCGAATACACTACTGCCAGTTTCGTCTATAAATTTTCGCAGCACATCTGGATTGCCGTCCCAAAGTTCACTTACTGCAAAACCGCCAACTTCATCTAACCAGTTTTTAATTACAAAAGGTTCAAAACCTAGCACATAATCAAAACGCCAGCCATCAAATCCCATCACGTTTTTATAGTATTTAGCAACAGAATTCTCATTCTTCCATAACCAGTCCTTAACGCGCTCTCTGTGATGATCTAAGTTTGTTTCTTGATAAAATAAACTTGGCGGATCGTACTCGCTTACGCTATTAGGATAAAAATCTTCGTAATTTCTATTAAACATTCCTGAAGCATTGCCATGAGTTTCGTCGAAAAGCGTGTATGTATCTCTTTCACGATAAGGATTGTATTCTAAACCACCACCAGAATTATGATTTAAAACGATATCGGCAATTACTTGCAGATTATTTTCATGCGCTTCAGCAATTAAGCTTTCTAAATCTTCACGAGTTCCAAATCGCGT encodes:
- a CDS encoding aldose epimerase family protein, which gives rise to MENKTELKTVKLVNAANTEVSIVNFGAAIGSIKFYDKNQKMVNVIVSPLIEDLPSPLNKAHNQCFGASIGRYAGRITEGKFELDGKEFSLHQENGVHLHGGENGFHYKYWEFVEENHDENPSVKLKYFSKHNEEGYPGNLEVFVTYTLHEDNNLVIEYEAKTDKKTVINLTNHAYFNLNGEGSVSDHFLKINADKILEIDEKQLPTGNLNNLRGHAKDFGHNRLIGNRNLDDTFVLNSDGNELAAQLFAPLTGIKLDMSTNQPGVVVYAPEALPEDLTYQTRISEFPSICFEGQNFPDAPNFRNFPSAVLEPGEDYYNRISFKFSVKK
- a CDS encoding sodium:solute symporter family transporter; its protein translation is MEFELLDVIVFVAYALLIIGVGLWVSRGKGDTSEDYFLASKSLPWWAIGASLIAANISAEQFIGMSGSGFALGLAIASYEWMAAITLIVVGKFFLPIFIEKKLYTIPEFIEVRYSKNLKTILAIFWICLFIFVNLTSVLYLGATALDTIIGSGDGAIFMECIIGLALFAAAYSLYGGLSAVAWTDVVQVVLLVIGGLITTYIALEHVSSDGNIFTGMTEVFEQVPEKFSMILDKGEIITPNGKDAWWDLPGIAVLVGGLWVANLYYWGFNQYIIQRTLAAKSLKESQRGIVLAGFLKILIPLITVIPGIIAFVMNTDASGAITEGVTSASFFGENGQIINDNAAPWLIKEFVPAGLKGLVLAALAAAIVSSLASMLNSTATIFTMDIYKPFFQEKAGTSEKGLVNVGRVTATIALIIAIILAPQLKSLGQVFQYIQEYTGVVSPGILAVFMLGLFWRKTTNNAAIWGVLVSIPIALYFKIGPNGWIDSPLFITWPFMHQMMATWILTMVIMAIITYAETGGKIQEKSIVLSRGLFKTGPIFNIGSFVIILIVAMLYAMFW
- a CDS encoding UDP-glucose--hexose-1-phosphate uridylyltransferase; the protein is MSQDINSIPHRRYNILTGEWILCSPHRTKRPWQGKTEKDTTPKKETYDPSCYLCPGNTRSTGDKNPDYKEPYTFINDFSALLIDSPVETHENGLMKAETEVGICKVVCFSPDHSLTLPLMEEKDITKVVKTWKKEYAELGSQENINYVQIFENKGAIMGCSNPHPHGQIWSQMSIPTEIVKKSKHFKEYWDKNKSSLLGDYIAQELEAKERIIVENEHFVALVPYWAVWPYEIMIAPKKHQQHIGQLNEEEEKAFAEILKKLTIKYDNLFETSFPYSSGIHQIPTDGSDYPEWHWHMSFYPPLLRSATVKKFMVGYEMFAGPQRDITAEQAAKTLQNLSEIHYLKQ
- the galK gene encoding galactokinase; protein product: MSTSANAHNLPEAFTNFKPEIKVASPGRINLIGEHTDYNNGFVMPTAIDKKIYFEFKENGTDSTCRVFSATYDAYLEFDLKKLAISNKSWENYVLGVTNEIITLGKSLKGFDCIIKSDLSTGAGISSSAALECGFASGLNALFNLELSKTEITKLSQKAEHNFVGNKCGIMDQYASVMSKKDHIILLDCESLDAEYIPADFKSCKLLLLNTNVSHNLADSEYNTRRQECEAAVEVIQKKYPEVKSLRDVNLEMLKEFKEQLQEKQYQRAKYVIEENERVINATTAIKAGELNEFGDLMYGSHDGLQYNYEVSCPELDFLVEFSRDKDYIYGSRMMGGGFGGCTINLIEADKIDEYVAEAAEAYFKKFNIKLDTIAVSPSEGTIVEKV
- a CDS encoding NUDIX hydrolase, which encodes MTPALKDQYVQKDKMYVATDCIIFGFDAGKLKLLVFKRRVAPFLGTWSLIGSFVKMEEDVSNAAKRVLTEITGLDNVFMEQLKAYGLADRDPGYRCVSIAQYALIRIDEYDKELTEKHGAHWFELEELPDLVLDHNQMVIDAMARLKRKARYQPIGFELLPEKFTIPQLQSLYEAIYQKKLDDRNFRKKLMSLGLLIKLNEKDKSGSRRGAFLYKFDYTNYQKLAKSGYNFEIA
- a CDS encoding hydroxypyruvate isomerase family protein — translated: MSKTNRRLAIKTITLGAGALGLSSFSALQAETKRTALNVKRLNNNIKHSACRWCYQNIPLDEFAKKAAEIGLTGIDLLRPEEWDTVEKYGLQCSMATDSFADIQNGFNEVENHKQLQASYKTLIEKAGKRGIKNVIVFSGNRRGMDDETGFKNCVIGLRPLLEIAQEYNVNLVMELLNSKVNHPDYMCDHTEWGVELAKRTEMPNFKLLYDIYHMQVMEGDVIATIKKHHKYINHYHTGGVPGRNEINESQELFYPAIVKAIVETGFDGYLAQEFVPTYDDKLAALKEGIKICDV